The following proteins are encoded in a genomic region of Cellulomonas sp. ES6:
- a CDS encoding ABC transporter permease yields the protein MRYVLRKLGFYAVALWAALTLNFLIPRLLPGNPVDILLAKLQQRGGTVTPETREAYALLLGGDDSIPLLQQYGLYLRNLLHGDLGVSVSYYPASVTDVISTSMPWTITLVGIATVIAAVIGVLLGMFAGWRPGTWLDSLVPGTTLLAAVPYFWLALILVYLLSRTWGLLPGQGGYDVVLDPGWNAEFIGSAIYHGTLPALTIVIASLGGWLLGMRNMMVSTLSEDYILTARAKGLTDGRIQRHYAARNAVLPSIAGFAISLGFVVSGSVITEQIFSYPGIGSRLLNAVTNNDYALMQGVFLFITLAVLGANLLVDLLYGLIDPRTRAKG from the coding sequence GTGAGGTACGTCCTGCGCAAGCTGGGCTTCTACGCCGTGGCCCTGTGGGCCGCCCTGACCCTGAACTTCCTCATCCCGCGGCTGCTCCCGGGCAACCCGGTCGACATCCTGCTGGCCAAGCTCCAGCAGCGTGGCGGCACGGTGACCCCGGAGACCCGCGAGGCGTACGCGCTCCTGCTCGGGGGCGACGACTCCATCCCGCTCCTCCAGCAGTACGGGCTGTACCTGCGCAACCTGCTGCACGGCGACCTCGGCGTCTCCGTGTCGTACTACCCGGCGTCCGTGACCGACGTGATCTCGACGTCCATGCCCTGGACGATCACGCTGGTCGGGATCGCGACCGTGATCGCCGCGGTGATCGGCGTGCTGCTCGGGATGTTCGCCGGCTGGCGGCCCGGCACGTGGCTCGACTCGCTCGTGCCGGGCACCACCCTGCTGGCCGCCGTGCCGTACTTCTGGCTCGCGCTGATCCTCGTCTACCTGCTGTCACGGACCTGGGGCCTGCTCCCCGGGCAGGGCGGCTACGACGTGGTACTCGACCCCGGGTGGAACGCCGAGTTCATCGGATCGGCGATCTACCACGGCACGCTGCCGGCGCTGACCATCGTCATCGCGTCGCTCGGCGGCTGGCTGCTCGGGATGCGCAACATGATGGTCTCGACGCTGTCGGAGGACTACATCCTCACCGCGCGGGCCAAGGGCCTGACCGACGGCCGCATCCAGCGGCACTACGCCGCGCGCAACGCCGTGCTGCCGTCCATCGCCGGCTTCGCGATCTCGCTGGGCTTCGTGGTGTCGGGGTCGGTGATCACCGAGCAGATCTTCTCGTACCCCGGCATCGGGTCCCGGCTGCTGAACGCCGTCACCAACAACGACTACGCGCTGATGCAGGGCGTGTTCCTGTTCATCACGCTGGCCGTGCTCGGCGCGAACCTGCTGGTGGACCTGCTGTACGGACTCATCGACCCCCGCACGCGGGCCAAGGGCTAG
- a CDS encoding ABC transporter substrate-binding protein, producing MIRTTARPRRRLGAGLAGAAALALLVTACSGGGDDADDGQGSTAGVGASETLVAYTGQAGDYQINFNPYSPSNIAGRGTIFEPLYFINKARVEDPVPLLGTDYAWNDDGTELSVTLRDGVTWSDGEPFTADDVVFTFDMLVETPAINNMGFDGTATAVDDEHVTFTFDEPAFVKAPDILGQYIVPEHLWADVNPTEDVIENPVGTGAYLLSDFKPQAITLVANEDYWGGAPKLKQIRWLSLSGNQAGADALAAGDIDWQTGPVPDIQNVADNYPGYDALTAHQNQMVLATCSNADLGCTGPQTDPAVRHALYLAMNRDQLNNLAFQGTAAEISPTFALVPSQEQWIADSVAEPVSSGSADPDAAAAVLEDAGYARGDDGVYAKDGQRVSLNIEVVTGWTDYITAVDAIAAQAKEAGIEVVSTQSSWNEWTDKRLKGNFQLAIDSLWQGPAPDPYYVYQYFFTNPTPVGESAGNAYARFSDPAVDAAIEKLQTLDFDDPARTDEFATIQDAIVEDMPYIPIMTGGTTSEWNVQKFSGWPTEDDMYAFPAVWSALDAAQIFKALTPTGE from the coding sequence ATGATCCGCACCACCGCACGACCCCGGCGCCGGCTCGGCGCCGGCCTCGCCGGAGCGGCTGCGCTGGCCCTCCTCGTCACCGCCTGCAGCGGGGGAGGTGACGACGCCGACGACGGCCAGGGTTCCACCGCAGGGGTCGGGGCCTCCGAGACCCTGGTGGCCTACACGGGCCAGGCCGGCGACTACCAGATCAACTTCAACCCGTACTCGCCGTCCAACATCGCCGGGCGCGGGACCATCTTCGAGCCGCTGTACTTCATCAACAAGGCGCGCGTGGAGGACCCGGTGCCGCTGCTGGGCACCGACTACGCCTGGAACGACGACGGCACCGAGCTGTCGGTGACGCTGCGCGACGGCGTGACCTGGTCGGACGGCGAGCCGTTCACCGCCGACGACGTCGTCTTCACGTTCGACATGCTCGTGGAGACCCCTGCGATCAACAACATGGGGTTCGACGGGACCGCCACGGCCGTCGACGACGAGCACGTGACCTTCACGTTCGACGAGCCCGCGTTCGTCAAGGCGCCCGACATCCTCGGTCAGTACATCGTCCCGGAGCACCTGTGGGCCGACGTCAACCCGACCGAGGACGTCATCGAGAACCCGGTCGGCACGGGCGCGTACCTGCTGAGCGACTTCAAGCCGCAGGCCATCACCCTCGTCGCGAACGAGGACTACTGGGGCGGCGCGCCGAAGCTGAAGCAGATCCGCTGGCTCTCGCTGTCCGGCAACCAGGCCGGGGCCGACGCCCTCGCCGCGGGCGACATCGACTGGCAGACCGGCCCGGTGCCCGACATCCAGAACGTCGCCGACAACTACCCGGGCTACGACGCCCTGACCGCGCACCAGAACCAGATGGTGCTCGCGACCTGCTCCAACGCCGACCTCGGCTGCACCGGGCCGCAGACCGACCCGGCCGTGCGCCACGCGCTGTACCTGGCGATGAACCGGGACCAGCTCAACAACCTCGCGTTCCAGGGCACGGCGGCCGAGATCTCGCCGACCTTCGCGCTGGTGCCGAGCCAGGAGCAGTGGATCGCCGACTCCGTCGCCGAGCCCGTCTCGTCCGGCAGCGCCGACCCCGACGCGGCCGCCGCCGTGCTCGAGGACGCCGGCTACGCCCGGGGCGACGACGGCGTCTACGCCAAGGACGGCCAGCGCGTCAGCCTGAACATCGAGGTCGTCACCGGCTGGACGGACTACATCACCGCGGTCGACGCGATCGCCGCCCAGGCGAAGGAGGCCGGCATCGAGGTCGTCTCCACGCAGTCGTCCTGGAACGAGTGGACGGACAAGCGGCTCAAGGGCAACTTCCAGCTCGCGATCGACTCGCTCTGGCAGGGACCCGCGCCCGACCCGTACTACGTCTACCAGTACTTCTTCACGAACCCGACGCCCGTCGGGGAGTCCGCCGGCAACGCCTACGCGCGGTTCAGCGACCCGGCGGTGGACGCCGCGATCGAGAAGCTCCAGACGCTCGACTTCGACGACCCCGCCCGCACGGACGAGTTCGCGACCATCCAGGACGCGATCGTGGAGGACATGCCGTACATCCCGATCATGACGGGCGGCACGACCAGCGAGTGGAACGTCCAGAAGTTCAGCGGCTGGCCCACCGAGGACGACATGTACGCCTTCCCGGCGGTCTGGTCGGCCCTCGACGCCGCGCAGATCTTCAAGGCCCTCACGCCGACCGGGGAGTAG
- a CDS encoding acyltransferase, with protein sequence MRDAGGTDGITGTRRPMLDALRGVAIALVMLTHADSRTFGSAGMVGVTLFFTLSGYLITGLLLRDLERHGRIRYGRFFGARTLRLLPPLLLVLSGYLVVEGAVGLLGRRELLGQTVLAALTYTSNLPLLPHGSGTFFHLWTLATEEQFYLLWPLVLALAWRHRAARAVVLVGMLGSLAACAATIGYEWPDVARVYALPTSWSVALLAGCGLRLGRERVARLLPRTAGTRRGLGVALLAVLAALALLPGLSASAAMYLLVIPLTAAVSAALILLASGPTALPSGPARAPLRLLVALGTVSYAAYLWNLPIQQWLGDPRSPGAGLLGAALTLAAATVSWWAVERPAAALRRRWEARDPAPAGAAVPLRA encoded by the coding sequence GGCATCACGGGCACGCGACGGCCGATGCTCGACGCGCTGCGCGGCGTGGCGATCGCCCTCGTCATGCTCACCCACGCCGACTCCCGCACGTTCGGCTCCGCGGGCATGGTGGGAGTGACGCTGTTCTTCACGCTCTCCGGCTACCTCATCACCGGGCTGCTGCTGCGCGACCTGGAGCGGCACGGGCGGATCCGGTACGGCCGGTTCTTCGGCGCCCGGACGCTGCGGCTGCTGCCCCCGCTGCTGCTGGTGCTCTCGGGCTACCTCGTGGTGGAGGGGGCGGTCGGGCTGCTCGGGCGCCGGGAGCTGCTGGGGCAGACCGTCCTGGCCGCCCTGACGTACACGAGCAACCTGCCCCTGCTCCCTCACGGCAGCGGCACGTTCTTCCACCTGTGGACGCTCGCCACGGAGGAGCAGTTCTACCTGCTGTGGCCGCTCGTGCTCGCCCTCGCGTGGCGGCACCGGGCCGCGCGCGCGGTCGTGCTGGTCGGGATGCTCGGCTCGCTCGCCGCGTGCGCCGCCACGATCGGCTACGAGTGGCCGGACGTGGCGCGCGTGTACGCGCTGCCGACCTCCTGGTCCGTGGCCCTGCTCGCCGGTTGCGGGCTGCGCCTGGGGCGTGAGCGCGTTGCGCGGCTGCTGCCCCGCACCGCCGGGACGCGCCGGGGGCTGGGCGTCGCGCTGCTCGCCGTGCTGGCGGCGCTCGCGCTGCTTCCCGGGCTGAGCGCCTCCGCCGCGATGTACCTGCTCGTCATCCCGCTGACGGCGGCCGTGTCGGCGGCGCTGATACTGCTCGCGTCCGGGCCCACCGCCCTGCCGTCCGGTCCGGCGCGCGCGCCGCTGCGGCTGCTGGTGGCGCTCGGCACCGTGTCGTACGCCGCGTACCTGTGGAACCTGCCGATCCAGCAGTGGCTCGGCGACCCCCGGAGCCCGGGCGCCGGCCTGCTCGGCGCCGCGCTCACCCTCGCTGCCGCGACGGTGAGCTGGTGGGCGGTCGAGCGTCCCGCCGCCGCGCTGCGGCGCCGGTGGGAGGCGCGGGACCCCGCGCCGGCGGGCGCCGCCGTCCCCCTGCGCGCGTGA
- a CDS encoding ABC transporter permease: MTNLTPATEPDIADATEQRAQVEAEEGHRRTSSWRLMLPTMTPWLAVGLVLVVGIAVFGIVGPSLVGDPSTIRDIGLTGPSGEHPLGTTQTGQDVLSQLAWSTRGSLQIGLLVGVLATLLSTLVGIYGAYLGGIADEAFSLLSNVFLVIPGLPLVIVIAAFVPREARGWWTIGIVLALTSWAGSARVLRAQTLSVRSRDYVAASRVSGERSWRVITVEILPNLLPVIASQFVFAVIAGILAEAGLSFIGLGSSGSQTLGTMLFYAQNGFALSLGAWWWFVPPGLMIALFGMGLSLINFSIDEVINPKLKTVRLHRKQMRRIARMEKEGRA, translated from the coding sequence GTGACGAACCTGACCCCGGCCACCGAGCCGGACATCGCCGACGCCACCGAGCAGCGAGCGCAGGTGGAGGCCGAGGAGGGCCACCGCCGCACGTCGTCCTGGCGGCTCATGCTCCCCACCATGACGCCGTGGCTGGCCGTCGGCCTGGTGCTCGTCGTCGGCATCGCCGTCTTCGGCATCGTCGGGCCGTCGCTCGTCGGCGACCCGAGCACCATCCGCGACATCGGCCTGACCGGCCCGTCCGGCGAGCACCCGCTGGGCACCACGCAGACCGGCCAGGACGTGCTGTCCCAGCTCGCGTGGTCCACCCGGGGCTCGCTGCAGATCGGCCTGCTCGTGGGCGTGCTGGCGACGCTGCTGTCCACGCTGGTCGGCATCTACGGCGCCTACCTCGGCGGCATCGCCGACGAGGCGTTCTCCCTGCTGTCGAACGTGTTCCTCGTGATCCCCGGCCTGCCGCTCGTGATCGTCATCGCGGCGTTCGTCCCGCGCGAGGCCCGCGGGTGGTGGACGATCGGCATCGTCCTGGCGCTGACCAGCTGGGCCGGCTCGGCCCGGGTGCTGCGCGCGCAGACGCTGTCGGTGCGCAGCCGCGACTACGTCGCCGCCTCCCGGGTGTCCGGCGAGCGCTCCTGGCGGGTCATCACCGTGGAGATCCTGCCGAACCTGCTGCCGGTCATCGCCTCGCAGTTCGTGTTCGCGGTGATCGCGGGCATCCTCGCGGAGGCCGGCCTGTCGTTCATCGGGCTCGGGTCGTCCGGGTCGCAGACCCTCGGGACGATGCTGTTCTACGCCCAGAACGGCTTCGCGCTGTCGCTCGGCGCGTGGTGGTGGTTCGTGCCGCCCGGCCTCATGATCGCGCTGTTCGGCATGGGCCTGTCGCTCATCAACTTCTCGATCGACGAGGTCATCAACCCCAAGCTCAAGACCGTCCGGCTGCACCGCAAGCAGATGCGCCGCATCGCCCGCATGGAGAAGGAGGGCCGGGCATGA
- a CDS encoding ATP-binding cassette domain-containing protein, translated as MTSVEVVDLTKDYTIREGLRRSTLRAVDGVSFDLVPRRTVALVGESGSGKSTIAKLLTRLEKPTSGEIRVTLDDRTPVVGSVYRRHVQMVFQDPFASLNPFHTIEHHVARPLLLHHRTRGAEQTRERVAQMLERVNLTPAHAFAQRRPHELSGGQRQRVAIARALAPGAQVLIADEPVSMLDVSIRLGVLNLLARLQREDNLAVLYITHDLATARHFSDEILVLYRGRVVERGPSDAVILDPHHDYTRLLAQAAPDPERVGKVVASELGFDRTRIDNSRCYDHTTGEWTVHPGAREAA; from the coding sequence ATGACCAGCGTCGAGGTGGTCGACCTGACCAAGGACTACACGATCCGCGAGGGGCTGCGGCGCTCGACGCTGCGGGCCGTCGACGGGGTGAGCTTCGACCTCGTGCCGCGGCGCACCGTCGCGCTGGTGGGGGAGTCGGGGTCCGGCAAGTCCACGATCGCGAAGCTGCTCACGCGCCTCGAGAAGCCGACGTCGGGGGAGATCCGGGTGACGCTCGACGACCGGACGCCGGTCGTGGGCTCGGTGTACCGGCGGCACGTGCAGATGGTGTTCCAGGACCCGTTCGCGTCGCTCAACCCGTTCCACACCATCGAGCACCACGTCGCCCGCCCGCTGCTGCTGCACCACCGGACGCGCGGCGCCGAGCAGACCCGGGAGCGCGTGGCGCAGATGCTCGAGCGCGTGAACCTCACGCCCGCGCACGCGTTCGCGCAGCGCCGGCCGCACGAGCTCTCCGGCGGGCAGCGGCAGCGCGTGGCGATCGCCCGGGCGCTGGCACCCGGGGCGCAGGTGCTGATCGCCGACGAGCCCGTGTCGATGCTCGACGTGTCGATCCGGCTCGGCGTGCTCAACCTGCTGGCCCGGCTGCAGCGGGAGGACAACCTCGCGGTCCTGTACATCACGCACGACCTGGCGACCGCGCGGCACTTCTCCGACGAGATCCTCGTGCTGTACCGGGGCCGGGTCGTGGAGCGCGGGCCGTCGGACGCCGTGATCCTCGACCCGCACCACGACTACACCCGGCTGCTCGCCCAGGCGGCGCCCGACCCGGAGCGCGTCGGCAAGGTCGTGGCGTCCGAGCTGGGGTTCGACCGCACCCGGATCGACAACTCGCGCTGCTACGACCACACCACCGGCGAGTGGACGGTGCACCCGGGGGCGCGCGAGGCGGCCTGA
- a CDS encoding ABC transporter ATP-binding protein, producing MSMPTPVTGRHADGATGRRTVLTVRDLDVVYEVTPPVHAVKHADLELHAGEILGLAGESGCGKTTLAYAINRLHQPPARIAAGEVTFHDRDGTDVDILGLSDEALRRFRWETLSMVFQGAMNALNPVTSVRAQLADTMRAHRPGIGRKEVEARSVEVLERVGVDPRRLSSYPHELSGGMRQRVMIAMAMLLEPQIMIMDEPTTALDVVVQRDILREIVRLRDELDFAVVFITHDLPLLLEISDRIAVMLGGEIVELDSADRLYTQAQHPYTRRLLGSFPSLSGERGDFIRTGVLDDEQDGASA from the coding sequence ATGAGCATGCCGACGCCGGTCACCGGCCGCCACGCCGACGGGGCCACGGGCCGCCGCACCGTGCTCACGGTGCGCGACCTCGACGTGGTCTACGAGGTCACGCCGCCCGTGCACGCCGTGAAGCACGCCGACCTGGAGCTGCACGCGGGGGAGATCCTCGGGCTCGCCGGGGAGTCCGGCTGCGGCAAGACGACCCTGGCGTACGCGATCAACCGGCTGCACCAGCCGCCGGCGCGGATCGCGGCGGGCGAGGTGACGTTCCACGACCGGGACGGCACCGACGTCGACATCCTGGGCCTGTCCGACGAGGCGCTGCGGCGGTTCCGCTGGGAGACGCTGTCGATGGTCTTCCAGGGGGCGATGAACGCGCTGAACCCGGTGACGTCCGTCCGGGCGCAGCTCGCCGACACCATGCGGGCGCACCGCCCGGGGATCGGCCGCAAGGAGGTCGAGGCGCGGTCGGTGGAGGTGCTCGAGCGCGTCGGCGTCGACCCGCGCCGCCTGTCGTCCTACCCGCACGAGCTGTCCGGCGGGATGCGGCAGCGCGTCATGATCGCCATGGCGATGCTGCTCGAACCGCAGATCATGATCATGGACGAGCCGACCACGGCCCTCGACGTCGTGGTCCAGCGCGACATCCTGCGGGAGATCGTGCGCCTGCGCGACGAGCTCGACTTCGCGGTCGTCTTCATCACGCACGACCTGCCGCTGCTCCTGGAGATCAGCGACCGCATCGCCGTGATGCTGGGCGGGGAGATCGTCGAGCTCGACAGCGCCGACCGGCTCTACACCCAGGCGCAGCACCCGTACACCCGCCGGCTCCTCGGCTCGTTCCCGAGCCTGTCGGGCGAGCGCGGCGACTTCATCCGCACAGGCGTGCTCGACGACGAGCAGGACGGAGCCAGCGCATGA